The Trichocoleus desertorum ATA4-8-CV12 genome window below encodes:
- a CDS encoding DUF1186 family protein encodes MNPNYAPPVDQLLSFGDCRKSMAEWPNYLQDLGLGPEHIPDLIRMATDEELWTIESEGLEIWAPIHAWRSLGQLRAEAAIEPLLGLLHWIDEEGNDWIGEEVPEVLGMIGAAAIPAVNHYLVDKTHGVWARTAASEALVKIAQQYPEVREQSINAIAHQLEQFTKNNPVLNGMLVAALLDLKAVEAAPVMERAFAANRVDDTIAGDWEAVQLDLGMVSELELRQRRFEAAQRPVIDFSAIAKPKQEVSGFGSSSSDKSKKKGKKKK; translated from the coding sequence ATGAACCCAAATTATGCTCCTCCCGTTGATCAACTCCTCAGTTTTGGTGATTGTCGAAAGTCGATGGCTGAATGGCCCAATTATCTCCAAGATTTAGGGCTAGGGCCAGAGCATATTCCAGACTTGATTCGGATGGCTACGGATGAAGAGTTATGGACAATAGAGTCCGAAGGTTTAGAGATTTGGGCACCGATTCACGCTTGGCGATCGCTTGGTCAATTGCGGGCTGAGGCAGCGATCGAACCTTTGCTAGGTTTGCTCCACTGGATAGACGAAGAAGGCAATGACTGGATCGGTGAAGAAGTGCCTGAAGTGTTGGGCATGATTGGAGCCGCTGCTATTCCAGCCGTTAACCATTACTTGGTAGATAAAACGCATGGGGTATGGGCACGAACCGCAGCATCTGAGGCTTTGGTCAAAATTGCTCAGCAGTATCCAGAAGTACGAGAGCAATCTATTAACGCGATCGCCCATCAGCTAGAGCAGTTTACTAAAAACAATCCAGTGCTTAACGGCATGCTGGTTGCAGCATTGCTAGACCTGAAGGCGGTGGAAGCTGCCCCGGTTATGGAAAGAGCCTTTGCTGCTAATCGAGTGGATGACACGATCGCGGGCGATTGGGAGGCGGTACAGCTAGATCTAGGCATGGTCTCCGAGCTAGAGTTGCGCCAACGCCGATTTGAAGCCGCTCAACGCCCCGTGATTGATTTTTCTGCGATAGCCAAACCCAAACAAGAAGTTTCAGGTTTCGGCTCATCCTCTTCCGACAAATCCAAGAAAAAAGGTAAAAAGAAAAAATAG
- the ychF gene encoding redox-regulated ATPase YchF, whose translation MLRAGIVGLPNVGKSTLFNALVANAKAQAANFPFCTIEPNVGVVAVPDERLQTLAKISSSAEIVPTRVEFVDIAGLVKGASKGEGLGNQFLANIREVDAIVHVVRCFENDDIIHVSGSVDPVRDIEVINLELGLSDLFQIDRRIERTRKNARTSKEAQIELGALEKLSAALNEGQQARQVDLNEEEELIVKPLGLLTRKPIIYAANVAEDDLAAGNAQVEQVRQYAGSEAQVVVVSAQVESELVELPEDERQDFLASLGVEEGGLKSLIRATYELLGLRTYFTAGPKETRAWTIKAGMSAPQAAGVIHSDFERGFIRAETVAYKDLTTTGSMAAAKEKGLVRSEGKEYIVQEGDVMLFRFNV comes from the coding sequence ATGCTAAGAGCCGGGATTGTTGGACTGCCCAACGTTGGAAAATCAACTTTATTCAATGCTTTGGTCGCGAATGCCAAAGCCCAAGCTGCCAACTTTCCTTTCTGCACCATCGAGCCAAATGTTGGCGTGGTTGCGGTTCCGGATGAGCGGCTGCAAACACTCGCCAAGATTTCTAGCTCAGCAGAAATCGTGCCCACGCGGGTTGAGTTTGTAGACATCGCCGGATTGGTGAAAGGAGCCAGCAAGGGAGAAGGGCTGGGTAACCAGTTTCTCGCCAACATTCGTGAAGTCGATGCGATCGTGCATGTGGTGCGCTGCTTTGAGAATGACGACATCATCCACGTCTCTGGTTCGGTTGATCCAGTCCGCGACATCGAAGTGATCAATTTAGAACTAGGATTGTCTGATTTGTTTCAGATCGATCGCAGGATTGAGCGCACCCGCAAAAATGCCCGCACTAGCAAAGAAGCCCAAATTGAGCTGGGGGCATTGGAAAAACTGAGTGCCGCCCTTAATGAAGGCCAACAAGCTCGTCAAGTTGACCTGAACGAGGAAGAAGAACTCATCGTTAAGCCTCTAGGTCTGCTAACCCGCAAACCCATCATCTATGCGGCCAACGTTGCGGAAGATGATTTGGCAGCAGGGAATGCTCAGGTGGAGCAAGTGCGACAGTATGCAGGCTCGGAAGCGCAAGTGGTGGTAGTCTCGGCTCAGGTTGAGTCAGAACTGGTCGAACTTCCCGAAGATGAGCGTCAAGATTTCTTGGCTTCCTTAGGTGTGGAAGAAGGTGGCCTTAAATCTCTGATTCGCGCTACTTATGAACTTTTGGGTCTCCGCACCTATTTCACCGCTGGCCCTAAAGAAACTCGCGCCTGGACAATCAAAGCTGGGATGTCTGCTCCTCAAGCCGCTGGCGTGATCCACTCCGATTTTGAACGTGGCTTCATCCGAGCCGAAACGGTTGCGTACAAGGATTTGACCACTACAGGTTCAATGGCTGCTGCCAAGGAAAAAGGCTTAGTCCGCAGTGAAGGCAAAGAATACATCGTCCAAGAAGGCGACGTGATGCTTTTCCGCTTCAACGTTTAA
- a CDS encoding DUF938 domain-containing protein — MPDHPTTNDVCRHAPATARNREPILRILQKVLPPTGTVLEVASGTGEHAIFFAPRLQPRIWQPSDPNPDMVASIAAWQQEWPADNLRSPLQLDTRDSTWPIETASDGSERPDPTITAIVCCNMIHIAPWSAGLGLLAGAGRILPPDGILYLYGPYKQNGQHTAPSNELFDESLRSQNPDWGVRNLEDVVAAAKAQNLIFLETVPMPANNFSVVFQHG; from the coding sequence ATGCCTGACCATCCAACGACTAATGATGTCTGCCGTCATGCCCCAGCTACGGCTCGCAATCGAGAACCGATCCTACGGATATTGCAAAAGGTCTTGCCTCCTACAGGTACAGTCTTGGAAGTGGCGAGTGGAACTGGGGAACATGCCATCTTCTTTGCGCCACGTCTCCAGCCTCGGATTTGGCAACCGAGCGATCCTAACCCCGATATGGTGGCTAGCATTGCCGCATGGCAGCAGGAATGGCCTGCGGATAATTTGCGATCGCCCCTGCAACTAGACACGCGAGACTCTACTTGGCCGATTGAGACAGCCAGCGATGGCAGCGAGCGCCCAGATCCAACCATTACCGCGATCGTCTGTTGCAACATGATTCATATCGCGCCTTGGTCGGCTGGTCTAGGGCTGCTAGCAGGTGCGGGCCGCATTCTCCCCCCAGATGGCATCCTGTATCTCTATGGCCCCTATAAGCAAAACGGACAGCACACCGCTCCTAGCAATGAGTTGTTTGATGAATCGCTGCGATCGCAAAATCCCGATTGGGGAGTACGAAACCTAGAAGATGTCGTCGCCGCAGCCAAAGCCCAAAACTTGATTTTCCTGGAAACTGTACCGATGCCCGCCAACAATTTTTCTGTTGTGTTTCAGCATGGATAG
- a CDS encoding S-layer homology domain-containing protein: protein MHRLLSTVSLVALLQGLQLVVQAQPLPGVPPLDELIEMTTPVADPIAQVVAAGLMTRDRNGDFRENDLLSRAELASILVKTFQLNQRAAAKQGEPVPVDDVSPNYWGYKDIQTVLKTGTMTGYRGRLFYPNQKMTRAEALAIFAQAYGVYQFPDATVKAILARYPDSQNIPAWARKAMATALNEGFVNVEADQINPLQPITRGDLAYALSQYLARQTRPDSAPAQETQLPQVQSTPQATPQPVQAQPVQAQPDQGQPAQ from the coding sequence CTCAGCACTGTTTCTTTGGTGGCATTACTACAAGGATTGCAATTAGTAGTCCAAGCGCAACCCCTTCCAGGTGTGCCGCCCTTAGATGAACTGATCGAAATGACCACACCTGTCGCTGACCCGATCGCCCAGGTGGTCGCTGCGGGGTTGATGACGCGGGATCGCAATGGAGATTTTCGTGAGAATGACTTACTCAGTCGCGCCGAACTTGCCTCCATCTTGGTAAAAACCTTTCAGTTAAATCAGCGAGCTGCGGCTAAACAAGGTGAACCAGTCCCTGTCGATGATGTCTCACCTAATTACTGGGGTTACAAAGACATTCAAACGGTGCTGAAGACGGGCACTATGACTGGGTATCGGGGTCGGCTGTTTTACCCCAATCAGAAAATGACCAGAGCCGAAGCTTTGGCAATTTTTGCTCAAGCCTATGGGGTGTACCAGTTCCCAGATGCCACTGTAAAGGCAATTTTGGCTCGCTATCCTGACTCGCAAAACATTCCTGCCTGGGCCCGCAAAGCAATGGCAACGGCCTTGAATGAAGGTTTTGTCAATGTAGAAGCAGATCAGATTAATCCGCTCCAGCCGATTACTAGAGGGGATTTGGCTTATGCGTTGAGTCAGTATTTAGCGCGTCAAACCAGACCTGATTCTGCGCCTGCTCAGGAAACTCAACTTCCTCAGGTTCAATCTACTCCTCAAGCCACTCCTCAACCCGTTCAGGCTCAACCCGTTCAGGCACAGCCCGATCAAGGTCAGCCTGCTCAATAG